Below is a window of Deinococcus planocerae DNA.
CCCGATGGACGACAAGCAAAAGCGCTTCATCGACGCCCTGACGTACATGGGCTACACCGTCCGCACCCGCCCCCTGCGCGAGTCCACCGACGAGCACGGCGACACCCAGCGCCGGGCCAGCCTCGACATCGAGATCGTGACCGACCTGCTGACGACCGACGCGCGCTACGACACGGCGGTCCTCCTGACCGGGGACGGCGACTTCGAGCGCCCGGTCGAGGTGCTGCGGGCGCGCGGCAAGCGGGTGATCGTGGCGAGCATCCCCGAGATGACGAGCTACGAGCTGCGCAACGCCGCCGACCAGTACATCGACTTCAAGGACATCCGCGAGGCCGTCGAGCGGCCCGGCTACCGCCTCCCCAGCGAGCAGCGGGGGGAGACGCGGGGCGAGGGGACCCGCCCGTACTACGTGACCGCCCCCCTCAGCGACGCCGATGACCGCTGACAAGGTAAGCGCCGGGAAGACCAACACCGCCCTGCCCATCGCTCTCGACGCGGTCGGGGGAGACCACGGGGCGCCGCCCAACGTGGAAGGAGCGGTGCAGGCCGCCCGCGCCGGGGTCCCCGTCCTCCTCGTCGGCGACCGGGTGAGGCTCCACGGCGAACTCGGCAAGCACGCGGGGAGTGTGAGCCTCCCCATCGACGTGGTGGACGCCCCCGACGTGATCGGCATGGACGAGCACGCCTCGGACGTGCGGGGCCGCACGGGCGCGAGCATCAACGTCTGTACCCGGCTGGTGAAGGAGGGCCGCGCCGCCGCCGCCGTCAGCATGGGGCACAGCGGCGCCACGATGGCCTCGGCGCTCCTCACCCTGGGGCGGGTGAAGGGGGTGGACCGTCCGGCGATCCTGACCCACCTCCCCGCCAAGACGGGCTTCGTCACCCTGCTCGACGTGGGTGCCAACGCCGACGTGAAGCCGGGGTACCTCGCCCAGTGGGCGCGGCTCGCCACGGTGTACCTGCGGGTGATCGAGGACCGGGCGGACCCCACCGTCGGCCTGCTCTCCATCGGCGAGGAGGACCACAAGGGCAGCCAGACCGTGCTGGAGGCACACGCGCTGCTGCGTGAGCTGCACGGCCAAGGCATCAACTTCCACGGCAACGTCGAGGGCCGCGACATCTTCCAGGGGACGACGGACATCGTGGTGACGGACGGGTTCACCGGGAACGTGGTCCTCAAGCTCGCGGAGGGAGAGGCCAAGGTTCTGTTCGGCTGGGTGCGTGAGGCGCTGGGAAGCGACCTCAAGACGAAGGTGGGCGGCCTGCTCGTGCGCGGCGCCCTGCGCGGGCTCGCCGAGCGGATGGACCCCAGCACCTACGGGGCGAGCATCCTGCTCGGGGTGCGCGGGCTCGCCTTTATCGGGCACGGGAGCGCGGACGCCCGGGCGGTCAAGAACGCCCTGCTGCGGGCCTCGCGGGCGCACGAGGCGAACCTGATCGCGCGGCTGGAGGCGGCGCTGGCTCCGGGGGCGGACGCGTAGCGGGCCCTTCCGCTTCCTCACCCGTTCGTGAGAGGCTGGGCCGGTGCTGGACGAACTGACCTTTCAACTGCAAAAGCCCCAGGTGTGGCTGGGCCTCGGCCTCACCCTGGTCGTCGCCTATGCGCTCTACCGCTTCGGGCGGACGCTGTTGCGTGCCCTGGCGCCGCACGTCCGCCGCTCCCTGCTGACCGCGCTGGGGTGGCTGTGGTTGCTCGTGGTGGGGATAGGCTGGCTCGCGGTCGCCACCCGGGTCGTGTACCTGCCCAGCGTGCCCTTCCTGTTCGACCTCGGCGGCGACATCGTGGGGGGCTTTCGCAACAGCGCGGGGCAGGTCGTCGTCATCCTGGCGCTCGCCCTGATCGCCTGGAACCTGATCGGGACCCTCAGCGCCCGCATCGTCGCCGAGGAGGAGTTCAACCGCCGCACCGTGCGGGTCCAGACCCTCAAGGGCGTCGTCGAGAGCACCCTCAAGGCCGTCGTGGTCGTCATCGGATTGATCGCCGGCCTTCAGGCGCTCGGGGTGAACGCGACCAGCCTGCTGGCGGGCGTGTCGGTGCTCGGCCTCGCGGTGGGCTTCGGGGCGCAGAGCCTGATCAAGGACGTGTTCACGGGCTTTTTCATCCTGCTCGAAGACCAGTACGGGGTCGGCGACGTGATCACGGTGAACACCGGACAACTTAGCGGGGGAGTGGAGAGGTTGAACCTGCGCGTGACGGCCCTGCGCGCCCTGGACGGCACCCTGCACATCATTCCCAACGGGCAGATCCTGACCGTCAGCGTGAGCAGCAAGGACTGGTCGCGGGTGGTCGCCACGGTGGACGTGAGCTACGGGGCGAACATCGACGACGCCCTGCGGGTGCTGGAGGCCGTGGGCCGCGAGCTGCACGCCGACCCCGAGTGGAGCACCTTCTTTCTCGAGGAGCCCGAGATGCAGGGGGTTACGCAGCTCACCCCCGACGGCGTGCGGCTGCAAGCCCTCTTCAAGGTGCAGCCCAAAAGCCAGTTCGCCCTCGGGCGCGAGTTCAACCGCCGCATCAAGATCGCCATGGACGAGGCCGGAATCGAGATTCCCTCGCCGCAGCGCAAGGTGACCCTGGGTAGCGCCCCCATCGAACTCAAGCTCACCCCGGGCGGGCAGGACGACCGCGACCCGCGCGAGACCCAGAACCGCACGCGGGCGCCCGTGAGGGTAGGCGAGACGCGGGACCCGGAGGAGGAACGGTAGGTGGTTGATGGTGAGTGGTGAGTGGGTCAGACTGTTCTCCACTGACCACTCACCACTTCCCACTGACTTCAGGCGGGCAGTGGCGTCAGGCCCGCGCCGCTCGGGGGCGGCACCTCCTCCAGCGTGCCCCCGGCGAGCAGGGTGGAGAATTCCTCGCCGCTCAGCGTTTCGCGGCGCATCAGGACCGTGACGATCTCGTGCATCCGGTGGAGGTGCTCGCGCATCAGGGCGAGGGTGCGGGCGTAGGCCGCGTCGATCAGGGCGCGGACTTCCTCGTCCACCACGTAGGCCGTCGCCTCGCTCATGGGAAGGGCGTGGGGGCCGCCGCCCAGGAAGCTTCCGTCGTCGGTGGCGAGGGCCACCTTACCCAATCTCCCGCTCATGCCCCACTCGGTGACCATGCGGCGGGCGATGTTCGTGGCCTGCTGGAAGTCGTTTTGGGCCCCCGTCGTCACCTCGCCGTACACGACCTCCTCGGCGGCGCGGCCCGCCAGCGCCACGGCGATCATGTCCTCCAGCGCCGGGCGCGTCACGTGCAGTCGGTCGTCGGCGTCCGGCATCATGAACCCCGCCGCCCGACCCCGCGGCACGACGGTGAGCTTGGCGACCCGGTTCGCGTGGGGCAGAAGCTGGGCGGCGAGAGCGTGACCGACCTCGTGATACGCCGTCACCTTGCGGTCGGCTTCCCTGACGACCAGACTGCGGCGTTCGGGGCCCATCAACACCCGGTCTCTGGCCTCGTCCACATCCCGCCCCGTGATCCGGCTGCGCCCCGCCCGGGCCGCCTGCAACGCCGCCTCGTTGAGCAGGTTCTCCAGATCCGCCCCCACCATCCCCGCCGTTCTCCGTGCCACCACCCCGAGATCGACGCTGGGATCGAGCGGCTTGGTCCGCGCGTGAATCCTGAGAATCTGTTCCCTGCCGCGTACGTCGGGGGCATCGACGACGACCTGACGGTCGAATCTCCCCGGACGCAGCAGGGCTGCGTCCAGCACATCCGGCCTATTGGTCGCCGCCAGGATGATCACCTCCTGCCCGCTGCCGAACCCGTCCATCTCCACCAGCAACTGGTTCAGGGTCTGTTCGCGCTCATCGTTGCCCCCTTGCAGATTCACGCCACGCTTACGACCCACCGCGTCGATCTCGTCGATGAAGACGATGCACGGAGAACTCTTGCGCGCCTGCTCGAACAGGTCACGGACCCGGGCTGCCCCCACCCCGACGAACATCTCCACGAAGTCCGAACCCGAGATCGAGAAGTACGGCACCTTGGCCTCACCTGCGACGGCTTTCGCAAGGAGGGTCTTGCCGGAGCCGGGGGGGCCGACGAGGAGCACGCCGTGGGGGATGCGGGCGCCGAGCTGGTGGTAGCGTTCGGGTTGGCGCAGGAAGTCGACGACTTCCTGCAAGTCCTGCTTGGCCTCGTCGCAACCGGCCACATCCGCAAAGGTCAGCTTGATCTGGCCCTCGGCGATCACCGCCGCCTTCGACTTGCCGAACGTGCTCGCGGCGCCGCCCCCCGACGGGCCACGCAGGCTGCGCCACAAGACGAGCAGGATCAAGCCGGTGAGGATCAGGGGAAGCACCTGGGCCATCCAGCCGAAGGGGGTGCCGCCCGCCGTGACCTTGACCGGCACGCCCGCCTCCCGCAGCCGGGTCAGGGTGGCGGCGTCGGGGGGCAGGACGACCGAGCGCAGCCGCGTGGCCCCCTGCAACCAGACGCTGGCATTGCCCGCGCCGTCGAGGGTGACGGACTTGACCTCGCCCTGGCGCAGGTCCTCGAAAAAGCGGCTGGTGGTGTACCCGCCCGTGGAGGCCGGGGGGATCTGGCCGGGGGCGCTGAGGGGGCCGGGAGCATTCGTCGCCTGCCGGGCCCCGGCGGGGGCGGCGAGCAGGAGGGCCAGCAGCGCCGCCAGCACACGGCGCGGGGGGCGGGAGGGGGGCATGGCGCCATGCTACGCCGCGTGCCCCGCTCCATACCTTGCGCTCCGTGACCTTTGGGGAGGAACCCCGCAGGCGGGGCCGCCCTTTTCCTCAGGGTTCCGTCAGCCTGCGCGCCTATGCTGGGCCCATGCGCACCGCACTTCTGCTCGGCTCGCTGGCCCTGGGGCTCAGCGCCTGCACCGTCTCTGTCCGGTCGAACGTGGGTCTGGTGGGGGGCAACCTGATCTCGGACGTGCGCCCCGACCGCGGCGAGGGCGGGAGCTACTTCGTGGGCGACCCCGTGCGGATCAGCGTGACCACGCGCGCCGCCGGGTACGTGACGCTGGTGGCCCTCCAGCCCAACGGGTTCGCGAGCACCCTGGCCCGCAACGTCTACGTGAACCCCGGCACCACCGTCTTCCCGCGCGCGCAAGACGGCGTGACCTACAACGTGGCCCCGCCGCGCGGCCTCCAGCGGGTCCGGGTGCTCTTCACCCGCGTGCGCCCGACCACCGACATCGTGCTCAGCGGCGTGTATACCGGCGACCGCCTCAACGTCGCCACCAACCAGTACCTCACGCCCTACGCGCCCGCCGACCGCGACGTGCAGGAGACGTACTTCTACATCCGCTGATTCGCCGACTTCCAGCCGCCAGCCGTCCACGGGCGGCTGGTTTTCCGTGGGGTGGGCGCCTACCCTGGGCCGCATGAGTCTGACCTTTGCCGAAGCGGGTGAGCGGGTGCACGCCTACGTCTCGCAGTTCGAGGAGGGCTACTTCCCGCCCCTCCTCCTGCTCGCGCGCCTGACCGAGGAGACCGGGGAGGTCGCCCGCGTCCTCGCGCACCAGAACGGCAAGACGCCCAAGCCCGGCGAGGAGGGCGGCGACCTGGAGATGGAACTCGCCGACCTCCTCTTCGTGATGGTGTGCCTCGCCAACAGGCAAGGTCTGAGCCTGGAGCGCGGCTTCACACGCATGATGGAGAAGGTCGAGACGCGCGACGCGGCCCGCTGGACGAAAAAGCAGTCCGGGGAATGACGATGGCAGGGGACGATGGCAAGGTAGGCTGAGCCGTGCCCGACCCCTCCCCGACCGACCTCCCCCAGACCGACTTACGCTCCCCCCTCGGCCCGATGCCCCAGCCCTTCACGCTGACGCCCCAGGAGCGGGCGGGGGCCCTCGCCGCCATCCGCGCCCTGCCCGGCGAGCTGCGCGGCGCCGTCACAGGCCTCCCCGACGCCGGGCTCGACACCCCGTACCGCGAGGGAGGCTGGACGGTGCGGCAGGTCGTCCACCACGTCGCCGACAGCCACCTGAACGCGGTGGTCCGCCTCAAACTCGCCCTCACCGAGGAGCGCCCGACGGTCAAGCCGTACGAGGAGGGCCTGTGGGCCGAACTCGCCGACGTGCGGCTGCCCCTCGAACCCTCCCTGATGGTGCTGGACGGCCTGCACGCGCGCTGGGCGGCGGTGCTGGGGAGCCTGACCCCGCAGGACTGGGCGCGCGAGTGGACCCACCCGGCGCACGGCCACACCTTCACGGTGGATACCCTGGCGGCGATGTACGCCTGGCACGGGCGGCACCACGCCCTGCACATCACCGGGCTGCGGCAGAGGCGGGGCTGGTAGATGCAGTACGACCAGACCTTCGACGTGCCCGTGACGCTGCGTTCGGCGGGCGTGGTCGTGCTCAACAGCCGGAACGAGGTGCTCCTCGTCTGCGAGCACAAGCCGGGGAGCCGCGGGCTGTAGCACCTCCCCGCCGGAGGGGTGGAGGAGGGTGAGAACCCGCAGGACACGGCGGTGCGGGAGGCGTACGAGGAGACGGGGCTGACCGTGCGGCCCGTCAGGTTCCTGAACACGCTGCTGGGCCGGATGCCCGACGGTCCCCTCATCCTGCGTTTCGCGTGGCTGGCGGAGGTCGTGGGCGACGGGGACAACCCCGCCCCTCTTCCCGCCTTCGAAGGGGAGGTCAAAAAGGCCCGCTTCTTCACCCGCGCCGAGGTCGAGGAGCTGTACGCGCGTGGAGAACTCCGCATGTACCACACGAAGGTTTTCGTGGATACGGCGTATGAGATGCGAGAGGAGAAGGCGGGAGCCTGAGCCGCCCGCCCTCTTGATTCGGTACTTTCAACGCTTGTGCGGCTTCCTGCTCGCCTTGATCAGGGTGACGAGTTCCGGGGGACGCTTCTCGCCGTTCAGTTCCGCGAGGAGGGCCGCTGGATACTCCTTGCAGACCTCGCCCCTCCAGCGTTCCGTCTTCCGGTTCCACACGCGCCAACCCTCACCGGGGATGGCCTTGGCGACGAAGCGGGCCCGGCTCATCCTTACTCGTACCCCAGTTCCCGCAGCGCCTCCTCGTCCTCGCGCCAGCCGGGGATCACGATGACCTCCAGGCCCAGGAAGACCTTGCGGTCGAGGAAGACTTCGAGCTGCTTTCTCGCGGCCTGCCCGATCTCGCGCAGTTGCTTGCCGCCCGCGCCGATCACCATGCCCTTGTGGGCGTTTTTCTCGACGATGAGCTCGCCCTCGATGCGGACGAGGCCGTCTTCGCGCTCGGTCCAGCCGTTGACGCGGGTGGCGACCGAGTAGGGCAGCTCCTCGCGCAGCTTCTTCATCGCCTCCTCGCGGATGATCTCGGCGGCCCACTGCTCGCGCGTCTGGTCCGACGCCCCCGAGTTCGGGAAAAAAAAGGGGTTCTCGGGCAGCACGTCGAGCAGTTGCTCGCGCAGCGTGGCGACCGCCGCCGGGTTGTTCTGCGCGCTGAGCATCGTCTCCTGCGTCTCGCCCGCGCGGCCCTCCAGCAGCGCGCGGTAGAGCTTCATCGCCTCGTCGGGGTACTTGGCGGCGTCCGTCTTGTTGCCCACCAGGAAGAGGGGCTTGGGCAGATCGCGCACCTGCCGGGCGACGAGTTCGTCCTCGTCCGAGGGCGGGCGGCGCAGGTCCACCACCCAGACGATGACGTCCACGTCGGCCAGGGCACTCTGGACCTCGCTGTTCATGTACTTGCCGAGGGCGTCTTTGGGCTTGTGCAGGCCCGGCGTGTCCACGAAGACGATCTGCCGGGTCTCGGTCGTGTAGATGCCGCGCACGCCCCGCCTCGTCGTCTGCGGGCGCGGGCTGGTGGGGGCCACCTTGGTGCCCAGGAAGGCGTTGAGGAGCGTACTCTTGCCGACGTTCGGCTTGCCGACGATGGCGATGAAGCCGCTGTGCGTCTCGTTGGAGGTGGTCGCCCCGCCGGATTCGGGGGAGGAGATGGGGTCCGTCATGGGGGGATTGTCTCACGGGGGCGACGGGCCAACCGTGCCGGGGGGGGGGGCCGCCCCTCACTTCCTCCGCGCCTGCACTCCCTTGATGATCCGGGTCATCACCCCGCGCGGCAGGAGGCGGGGGCCCAGCACCTGAAGCTGGTTGAGCCGCCCCGGCACCACGACCGCCTGCCCGGCGAGCATGGCCTCCACCCCCTGCCGGGCGACCTCCCGGGCACTCAGCATGGTCGCGCGGGCAGGACCCTGGAGCAGCCGACTCTGCCCCAGCCGCGCCGCGTCCTGAAAGCCCGTCTCGACCGGACCGGGACACAGGGCGGTGACCGAGACGCCCGTGCCCCGCAGCTCCTCGCCCAGGGCCTCGCTGAGGGACAGGACGTAGGCCTTCGAGGCGTAGTACACCGCCATCAGCGGCCCCGGCTGGAAGGCGGCGGTGCTGGCGACGTTGAGAAGGCGGCCCCGGCGGCGCTCCACCATGCCGGGCAGGAAGCGGCGGCTCAGGTCGGTCAGGATGGCGACGTTGACCTGCACCATCCGGGCGATCTCGCCGGGGTCCTGGGTGTGGAACTCGCCGTAGCCGCCGAAGCCCGCGTTGTTGACGAGCAGGTCCACCGTCAGCCCGCGCGAGGCGAGTTCGCCCTCCAGCCACGCGCCCGCGCCGTCGCGGGTCAGGTCGAGCGCGAGGGGGTGGGCCTGAATCCCGCGCTGACTCGTCAGCTCGTCCGCCAGCGCCCGCAACTGCTCCTCGCGGCGGGCCACCAGGACGAGGTTCGCGCCCCTGGCGGCGAGGTGCCGGGCGATCTCCTCGCCGATGCCGCCGCTCGCGCCGGTGACGAGGGCGGTGGGGGGACCGGGCCGGGGGGTGGGGGAGGTGGGGGAAGACATGGGGCCATCCTGCCTGAATCGGGGGGCCGGGAACAGGGCCCGGGGGACGGGGCGCCCCGCCTTTAGACCCACTTCACCCTCGCGCCCCGGGCTGGAACCCCCCCACCCCCCTCCCCGTACTCTGGGGCATGACTGCTCCCTCTCCCATCCAGGCGAAAATCACCGACATGTTCTCGCAGAGTGTCACGGTGCTCGCCCGCCCCGGGCCCCAGACCTTCGAGCTGTTTGAGCGCCGCGGGGGCATCTCGCAGGCCGTGATCTACGTGCTGCTCGCCGCCGTTGTGTCGGCCCTCATCGCCGCGATCTTCGCGCCCTTTCACGCGGGCACCACCTTCTTCGGGCAGCTCATCACCCGCCTCGTCCTGATTCCCCTTCAGTTCTTCATCTTCACCGGGGCCGTGTACCTGATCGGCAAGTACGTCTTCCGGGGCACGGGCACCTACCCCGAGGTCGCCTACTCCTTCGCGCTCTTTTTCGTGCCCCTGAGCATCA
It encodes the following:
- a CDS encoding NYN domain-containing protein, whose protein sequence is MERIALFIDGANVYAAAKRLGWNFDHRKILEHFGGYGTLHNAFYYTAVPLPMDDKQKRFIDALTYMGYTVRTRPLRESTDEHGDTQRRASLDIEIVTDLLTTDARYDTAVLLTGDGDFERPVEVLRARGKRVIVASIPEMTSYELRNAADQYIDFKDIREAVERPGYRLPSEQRGETRGEGTRPYYVTAPLSDADDR
- the plsX gene encoding phosphate acyltransferase PlsX; its protein translation is MTADKVSAGKTNTALPIALDAVGGDHGAPPNVEGAVQAARAGVPVLLVGDRVRLHGELGKHAGSVSLPIDVVDAPDVIGMDEHASDVRGRTGASINVCTRLVKEGRAAAAVSMGHSGATMASALLTLGRVKGVDRPAILTHLPAKTGFVTLLDVGANADVKPGYLAQWARLATVYLRVIEDRADPTVGLLSIGEEDHKGSQTVLEAHALLRELHGQGINFHGNVEGRDIFQGTTDIVVTDGFTGNVVLKLAEGEAKVLFGWVREALGSDLKTKVGGLLVRGALRGLAERMDPSTYGASILLGVRGLAFIGHGSADARAVKNALLRASRAHEANLIARLEAALAPGADA
- a CDS encoding mechanosensitive ion channel family protein, giving the protein MLDELTFQLQKPQVWLGLGLTLVVAYALYRFGRTLLRALAPHVRRSLLTALGWLWLLVVGIGWLAVATRVVYLPSVPFLFDLGGDIVGGFRNSAGQVVVILALALIAWNLIGTLSARIVAEEEFNRRTVRVQTLKGVVESTLKAVVVVIGLIAGLQALGVNATSLLAGVSVLGLAVGFGAQSLIKDVFTGFFILLEDQYGVGDVITVNTGQLSGGVERLNLRVTALRALDGTLHIIPNGQILTVSVSSKDWSRVVATVDVSYGANIDDALRVLEAVGRELHADPEWSTFFLEEPEMQGVTQLTPDGVRLQALFKVQPKSQFALGREFNRRIKIAMDEAGIEIPSPQRKVTLGSAPIELKLTPGGQDDRDPRETQNRTRAPVRVGETRDPEEER
- the ftsH gene encoding ATP-dependent zinc metalloprotease FtsH, yielding MPPSRPPRRVLAALLALLLAAPAGARQATNAPGPLSAPGQIPPASTGGYTTSRFFEDLRQGEVKSVTLDGAGNASVWLQGATRLRSVVLPPDAATLTRLREAGVPVKVTAGGTPFGWMAQVLPLILTGLILLVLWRSLRGPSGGGAASTFGKSKAAVIAEGQIKLTFADVAGCDEAKQDLQEVVDFLRQPERYHQLGARIPHGVLLVGPPGSGKTLLAKAVAGEAKVPYFSISGSDFVEMFVGVGAARVRDLFEQARKSSPCIVFIDEIDAVGRKRGVNLQGGNDEREQTLNQLLVEMDGFGSGQEVIILAATNRPDVLDAALLRPGRFDRQVVVDAPDVRGREQILRIHARTKPLDPSVDLGVVARRTAGMVGADLENLLNEAALQAARAGRSRITGRDVDEARDRVLMGPERRSLVVREADRKVTAYHEVGHALAAQLLPHANRVAKLTVVPRGRAAGFMMPDADDRLHVTRPALEDMIAVALAGRAAEEVVYGEVTTGAQNDFQQATNIARRMVTEWGMSGRLGKVALATDDGSFLGGGPHALPMSEATAYVVDEEVRALIDAAYARTLALMREHLHRMHEIVTVLMRRETLSGEEFSTLLAGGTLEEVPPPSGAGLTPLPA
- a CDS encoding DUF4384 domain-containing protein, giving the protein MRTALLLGSLALGLSACTVSVRSNVGLVGGNLISDVRPDRGEGGSYFVGDPVRISVTTRAAGYVTLVALQPNGFASTLARNVYVNPGTTVFPRAQDGVTYNVAPPRGLQRVRVLFTRVRPTTDIVLSGVYTGDRLNVATNQYLTPYAPADRDVQETYFYIR
- a CDS encoding nucleotide pyrophosphohydrolase, whose translation is MSLTFAEAGERVHAYVSQFEEGYFPPLLLLARLTEETGEVARVLAHQNGKTPKPGEEGGDLEMELADLLFVMVCLANRQGLSLERGFTRMMEKVETRDAARWTKKQSGE
- a CDS encoding YfiT family bacillithiol transferase, with amino-acid sequence MPDPSPTDLPQTDLRSPLGPMPQPFTLTPQERAGALAAIRALPGELRGAVTGLPDAGLDTPYREGGWTVRQVVHHVADSHLNAVVRLKLALTEERPTVKPYEEGLWAELADVRLPLEPSLMVLDGLHARWAAVLGSLTPQDWAREWTHPAHGHTFTVDTLAAMYAWHGRHHALHITGLRQRRGW
- the era gene encoding GTPase Era, coding for MTDPISSPESGGATTSNETHSGFIAIVGKPNVGKSTLLNAFLGTKVAPTSPRPQTTRRGVRGIYTTETRQIVFVDTPGLHKPKDALGKYMNSEVQSALADVDVIVWVVDLRRPPSDEDELVARQVRDLPKPLFLVGNKTDAAKYPDEAMKLYRALLEGRAGETQETMLSAQNNPAAVATLREQLLDVLPENPFFFPNSGASDQTREQWAAEIIREEAMKKLREELPYSVATRVNGWTEREDGLVRIEGELIVEKNAHKGMVIGAGGKQLREIGQAARKQLEVFLDRKVFLGLEVIVIPGWREDEEALRELGYE
- a CDS encoding SDR family NAD(P)-dependent oxidoreductase, translating into MSSPTSPTPRPGPPTALVTGASGGIGEEIARHLAARGANLVLVARREEQLRALADELTSQRGIQAHPLALDLTRDGAGAWLEGELASRGLTVDLLVNNAGFGGYGEFHTQDPGEIARMVQVNVAILTDLSRRFLPGMVERRRGRLLNVASTAAFQPGPLMAVYYASKAYVLSLSEALGEELRGTGVSVTALCPGPVETGFQDAARLGQSRLLQGPARATMLSAREVARQGVEAMLAGQAVVVPGRLNQLQVLGPRLLPRGVMTRIIKGVQARRK
- a CDS encoding YIP1 family protein, with amino-acid sequence MTAPSPIQAKITDMFSQSVTVLARPGPQTFELFERRGGISQAVIYVLLAAVVSALIAAIFAPFHAGTTFFGQLITRLVLIPLQFFIFTGAVYLIGKYVFRGTGTYPEVAYSFALFFVPLSIIGTLLGIIPILGFLVGLLISVAMIFYGFLAVGSSMNIHDAVKAGVTLILSGIAYWAVGGFLLALILAPFTRG